From the Debaryomyces hansenii CBS767 chromosome F complete sequence genome, the window ACGATGTCGAGACCAAAATCAAGGACCAATTTCCACAATTATACAAAGTCTATACTGCCCTCCCAAGAGGACGAACAGATAACAAAACCTTCAGTACACAACTCTGCATTCAACAAATATAACACCAACCAAATGTCAGCGCCAGCTAAGCCAGTGGCTATGGTTAATGAGAAttctaatgaaataaacTCTGAAATAAGTCCcgaaattgaaaaaataattgCGAAGACTTTTACGTATAAGATCGACTCATCAATTCTACCACTAGATGTAAAGGATGTAGATGATCTTTGCGGAACTATAAATGAATTGCTTCCAATTTTCGAAGGTAAGGAAACTGAATTTAACTGGGGAATGAGAGAAAAGaacattatcaaattaaGGTCTATTATAAGAGGAAATTCTAGTAGGCTATTTACTAATGAACTTACCTCATATCTAAAAGAGTCATCGGAAAGTATTTGTAAGGCAGTTACATCGCTACGCACCACATTATCTTCTCATGGTTGTCATTTCCTCAAAGAATgtgcaataattttaaaagaaCACTTTGATCCATTAGTGGATTCGTATGTTCCacatttaatgaaattatgCTCAGCAACAAAACATAttgcttcttcaaatgCAAACATGGCATTATGTGCGATCTTTATAAATGTACCTTATAATTATAGATTACTCCATAAAATTTTGGTGTCGgcaaatgaaaaaaacGTTCAACCCCGCTCTTACAGTGGTATTTGGCTACAAGTAGTCTTGGTCCGGTTTCATGATACCTCTAGCTTCTCCTACCGTGGGTCTAATTCTATTTCAGGTCTAGATACCAGCATTAAGATTTTGACCAAACTTTTAGCAGATCCAAATCCCAATGTGAGACAAGTTGCTAAGGACACATATTGGTGCTTTTGGGATAAATTTCCATCTGAAGCGGAGTCTTTATTGACAAGATTAGATACAAATGTTGTAAAGGCTATTGAGAGATCTAAACCCAGGACCATTACATCAAGAAATCAACCATCGACTTTATCCTCTCTCACTGCAAGAAAAGCAAGACCTTCGATAAAGGAATCAATCATTGCTAGAAACAAAGAATTGAGGAAGCAAAAGGATCAAACTTCTATTTCTAGGCCGTCGTCAAGAATTAATTCAACATCGTCGCCTTGTCCTCCtgataatgattatttgcAGAAGCATGATAAGCCACAATTCTCTACATTAGACTCTGGAAAGTTTAGTAGATTAGGCGTTGCCAAAAGAACCCCTTCTACATCCTCGCTTTCAAGAGTAGAGTCGAATCAAGATGCGATAACCAGGAAAGTTTCTGATTCGGTAAGCTCTAACGCTAAAAAACACAATGATTCCCAAGGTATCAATGCAGATGCtcaaatacaaaatatTGAGACAATGAAAAGCACATATAGCGTCGATGATAACTCTTCAAATCGTACAAATATGGAACAAACTAACAAATTTGAATCTTTTGATAAGCAAAGTGACCCTATTTTAAAgtttttatcttcaaatcaAAAAGAGTTCATCACTGAAGGAATAAACTTATTGAAGTATGCAATTATgggtgaagaagatttatcTTCTGAGGTAAATGGCTTATTAAAAAAGATATCGGTAAGAAACCAAGACTTGTTAAAACCTCTATTTTTGAGTActgataatttatttaaaaagaCTTACCAGTTTTTTCTGTTCGAAGACTTCTTCCGGGTTTGTtgtattttaattcataCGATTGACACAAGACTAGTGGATTTGATTGTATCAATTGCTGGTGTGGATGATATATATGAGTCGGCTATTAAATTAATCTCCTACACCACAAATTTAGGTAATATTATTGACGACAGTGATTTGACGATGCAGATTATTAGATTCAAATCGATTATTGTTCGACTGATTATCGAATTCTTAAACCAAGGTTTAGATAAGATACCTATAAGTGATAGCTATTTCCTGAAACTCGTTACtaatttgtttgaattgGTAAGTCTAGTGAAGTCCACTGGACTTTATAAATCATTTTGCGAATTgttaatcaaattatattctataAATCCTACACTATTTACTTCAGAATTGCAAATGATAGCAACCTCCACGAGAGAAGAAGTGGAATATGTGGTTGGGATCGACGATGTTTTAGATCTTAATAGGGGACACGCTATTAATTTTACAACACAATACGAACTAACTAGAGTTGTCCCTGGAAATAATTTGCGAAAAATGTCACCTCTTAAAGCGCCATCTGATTTAACAATGGTTGTGCCAGTTGAAAAGGAActttttgaagatgataatattgatattgattcCAAAATTCAGAGCGAATCTGCTAATGATACTGGCTTCCGAACTCCACCAAAATTAGCAGGCAATCATACAAGCCCAATTCATTCAGAAAGAAGTACTATAATCGAAACAGATGGAAATATTTCAGATAATGTTGAGGAGTATGTTAATGATGCGATGGATGTCGACCAAAATCCAAGTGAAGAAATCGTCAACGGATTAAAGAATGACATAGAAATGCATAATGACGATAATAAAGTAAAAGAGAAAACGTCAAATGACATGCTGGACAGCTTGCCGTTGATTGATGAatctgataatatttttgttgaaataGACCTGGATTCAGCCTCCCGGAAACCAGATTTATTCACCAAATTTGCTCAGCATGATAATTCATCAGAGTTAGTGGAAAACTTTGCGCAAGTAAAGATAACAGAACTATCTAAACAGAGGCTACGTAACAATGACCccatcaaaaaatttatcgaCAAAGTTGAtccattaaataaaatttcactcaaaaataaaccaattaGCATATATGAGGATGTAAACTTCAAGGGTTCCCCACAAAAGGTAAAAGACTATAGTTACACAGAGCTAAATTGgtttaattttcaattggcTAAGCTAGCTATGgataaagaagataacCAGGAAATAGATTATTGTATCGAAGACTTTAAATCTCTTTGCGATAATTTGAGTTCcaagaaaattgaaggGAAAGAGTTCGTATCGGtcttgaattatttgcaaaatatacaaatttCTAATGCTGAGTTTTCGAGATATTTCCAATCCCTGGGTCATTCTctaattgaaaattctttatggaatttctttgataatcATATTAATCTTCCtgtttcaaagaaattaagTGGtctaatattattaaagcaACTACTTATTAATAGATTGCGTGTGAGCTTGGACAGATTGTGGAACTTACTTGTGGGATTAAGTTCTGAGTCCAGTAGTTCCGTAGATGAATTATCTCTTGCCATAAGTGAAGCCTTTGATGAGATGCTTGCTGGGCTTTTCAGCAgtgaaataatttttgcaaGAATCCTTACAACGTTAGAGAATGCAGTCTTGGAAAGagaatctttttcattgCCATTCATTTTGGAATGTCTTTCTAAGGTACTTAGTACTAATGCAGTTTCCTTGTTAATAGATGAGAAGTTGATTATGCGTATTGATAACGTGCTTAGCGGTTTCATGAATGATGAAGAGGTTGAAATAAGAAGATGTGTAATTCTGAGTTATGGCAAATTGTTGAAGGCTTCAAGAATTTCCAGTAGCATTGAAACGAACGAAGATATTCGGTCTGAATATTCTGTGATGGAtgatatcttgaaaaagttaTCCATACCACAGAAGAAGCTAATCGAATACTACAGCCAatcataaaattttaattagcttatatttgatatataaaatttcagCCTAATCAATAAACAAAACATAAATAAAACATACTgtaaacaagaattaaatttcATGctataaaattcaaacacTAACGCCGTAGTATACTAACACCTAATTTCCATTTGCATTCTGACTAGCTTGGCTTTGTTCTGAATGTGTGATGGATGACTCGGGGGTTGGTATAAAGTTTTCGTTATCAGACCCTTTATCTTCAACATcttttttaaaattaactACTCTCGTTGACCTGGACGAcataatattctttaaattcagATCAGTATTGATCTTACGTTTTTCGGAGGACTTTGATATGGGATTATTAGACAATCTTGCAGACATATCACgttgttgctgttgataCATTtgtgatttcttcttcatcatatttGCGGAAATAGCTAGTTGTCTTGAAGATGCTGAGGCAAAATTTGCTGGATTTATTGAGCGTGAATTGATGTTGGGGGGGACATTGTTTATCATAGCCGGGTTCATTGCTTGATAAGGGTCATTAATTTGAGCCATTTCGTCATTCAGAAACATATAACCTGGTTGTTGATTATGATATGGCATCACTTGTTCATAAATAGGGTTTGGCCAATATTCAGGTTCAGGATGCATATAACTATAATCAGGATGATACATACCACTCAGATGTTGAGGCTGGGGTATGATTATTGGCTCATTGTAAAACAGACTTGGCATAGGTCTTGGTAATGGCGTCTGAAATTTCGTTGAAAACGATGGTAGTTGATAAGATTGGggaaaaaattcatcattagaTGATGGTACTCGTGTAGTCTGAAATTTAGCAGACTTGGGTAAATACCCCGTAGAAGATAGTGGAGGGATAGGGGTCTTTAATGGTTGTGTTTGttcaatcaaatattcGTCAGTATGAACTAATTGATTGGCCGACGGTGTAGGAATAATATATGAAGAAGGTAGAGGTTCAAATAAGCCATCATGGTTCTCCTCAATCGTATTTGCAAATTGCAGACGCGGATTTATATCTAGCtttatataatcattattatctttgTAGGTATCGTCATTAGGATGGAAATAATCAAGAGGAAAGTCATCTTCATAGTCTGAGTGTGCTCTGTATTGTGCTGGGGTGTCTTGGTTGAGGAATCCAAAGTCATCCTTGTCGACATCCGTACCTGAGTACTCAATGGAATTATCATCAGCAGTAGAAGTACTATCACCCGCAGATTCGTTGAGACTCTTTTGGCGCTCTATATGTTCCGTAAGTTGAGTAAATAAAAacttatcttcatcatatttgaatgacAAGGCAGGTTCCTTATGGGCTTCAGTAGTTGGATTCTGGCccattttttctttctttatatCTCTTTCTAAAGCGTCAGCCATAAGCTTATCGTGTGGAACATTAAACCAGAAGAAGActttctgtttcttctgAGTCCTCAAGCATGAATTCTTATACAAAAACTCCAAAAACTCAGACTTAGGTGACTCCAAAACAGCATCAACTCCACATTTCAAGTTTCTCAAATCGGAGAAGATACCTTCTTCGAACTTCTTTCTGTCGGTTATCTTTCTTCCAAAATGTTGGAACTTGTACACAATGCACCGGACAATGTCCGTTCCGGTTACGAAATAAAGATTATTCCAAAATATGCAACTCACAAACCCCTCGTCATGATTGAGGTAGTACCGTCTAATCACTTGGTTTTCTTGCCAATTGGCTGGTGCCGTTGCCAAAAAGAACTTCAAGTCTTCAATTAGCCTCAATGACTCTTTAACATCTTCATTGGGCTCAAGCTCACTATCATTCGTTTCTATCTTGACACTAgtattcttttcttttggTGTCATACTTCTCGGTGCTCTCGCTTAGGTGCAAAACTATACCTACTCTGGACAGCAAATCAATATGgaatatgaaaaagaatGGACGTTATTCAGCTTTTTAGAACAACTCAACAACTCTATTCGATGTTTAACGGCTAATTTTACAATATATTCCTGATATATCAAAAGTGGTTACCTCGGGGAAATACCACACTTGAATAATGTCAGGAGGTGTCTTTTGTTGAAGATTTTTCCTTTAGCTTCAATAATCACTTAACAGCAATGCTAAAACAATAACAGACCTTATTACCTATTCGATGGATATAGAATTGGCTTCTAAAGCTTTGTAAGAACTGGTTATCGAAAAGTTTTATAATTCAGTACTGAAACCCACAGtcttataaatatttatcagaTATTTCAAGATATGTTTCAGATTCAGAATTTGAAACATTACACAAACCCCTCATTTCAAATCTAGAATGTGGTTGCATTAATACGCAGTCCAGATTTTGCAGCAATCGGGGAGGTTTTTTATTATGTTGTAATGTCTATAAGCATCCGAAATGCTAATTTATTAGTGGTATGCTAGTAAATAAACATATATAAGGGGATTTGTAGATTTTATTACCTTCCGTCATGTACTCTATCAAGGAAAAGGATGCAAACTGTAGATTTATGCCTTTCGTCATCGTCTGCGATGATGAGAGACGAATATATGTCTCCACGAATTGGCAGGTATGTCGAATacacaaaattatttgaagaaaggGATACTAATAGATAATAGCTTACCACCTTTCAAAGAATTGTTGAGAGGAATCAGGAATTATTCTGGACTGCTGCAGATGCAGCCTAGTCATTACTCGTATTCACCTCGGCCAGTTGAAAGTAATAAATCTCGACAACTGTCATATGTTTCTTCTGTTATTGGGACAGACGAAGGTGCAATGAGAAGTAGTAGGCTGCTTAGTGTGGGGCTGACTCTGTTtatgaacaagaaaagaGAGAGATTGCAGTTCGATACATTGGCCAAGGTGAGTGGGAGCCAGTACTACAATTCACCTGATTCAGTCaagaaaaaagaagaagatattctTTCGTTTTTAACTTGGTTCTTGCCTGGCCATGCTACATTGGCCGATTGTTTAAGTGAAATGAATGCAAACTTGCTAAGAGGCAAACTCAAAGGATCCAAGAATCTGTCAACCGAAATCTTGTTTTCACAAGATCTTCAGAGGAACGAGTTTGCAATCACGAGAGATGAGTTTAAAAAATGGGTTATCGATATCCCTGATGTATTATACAACAATATTTCTACTAGTCTTGAAAAGTTCTCCCTGATTCTAcatgaattgaaaattatgaaatacAACTACAAgcttgaaaatgaaatagaGATTAGAGACCACAAAGAACAAGAGCAGTGGCTGTACAAGAAGGAGTGTGACTCGccaaatcatcaacatataGGAGCCAATAGTAGATGTGTGAACAATAATACAGGAGAAGGTGACTATGAGGACAGGGAGCTCACTGAATCACCTCCTACGAAAAATAAGATGCACCTGCCAAGGGGACCTAACAAGCAAAAAATCCGTAAACCGAGAACAAAATGCCATAACataaagaaacagaagaTCAAATGTAACCATTGTGAGTCGACCGAAACGCCCGAATGGAGACGTGGCCCTGACGGCTCTCGAACATTATGCAACGCTTGCGGGCtcttttattcaaaattaactAAGCGGTATGGTACTGAGGATGCTGTGGTAATTATGAAAAGCAGGAAAACTGAAGGTTTAATAAGCGATAGAACGATTCCTTCACTTGACGCACTTAAAAGGATGGTTGGCGATACCTAGTTTTTGTTTAATCTAAtacaatcaaatatataatgGTAAAATATTTCGTAAATCGTAGAATGTATACACAAAAACAACacataaaaaattaaattgaaCCCATATATTTCGTAAGAAAAACGTAAAAAAAAGCCTGAGAAACGGCACTTATGCAAATTCAATACCTTTCTACTCCTTTCTCGACAAAAACCAATCTGTTTTATCAGAGGGGACAGAAGACGAGCCAATTCTGTTTTCATTCACTTGGcttaaaaaattattcgGATTCTTTTCATCGCCCGGAATCTTTCGcttatcttgaatattaGGAATATAATGATTCTTGACCTTTCCATTGATAGTTTGCAGATTCTGTGGTAACCCAATTCCAATTGGCCCATGTGAACTTCTTCGAAATGGAGGAATATACTTGCCACTGgttgaatatgatgatgataatgtaGGTGCAATATCACTTAAAGCATTACTACCCATAGATATAGGTCTTGTGCTATTCGGTGCAATCGTGGAGTTACGTCTTGTGTTATTTCCACTTCCACGATATGTTGTACCTTTATGAATGTAGGTGGAATTGTTAGTCCTAAAACT encodes:
- a CDS encoding DEHA2F25872p (weakly similar to CA4648|IPF9864 Candida albicans IPF9864) encodes the protein MSSQVISASRLYQIVASPTSDNDAKSRSINELKTHVKKDFVDIKQVPKYVEALSIAVDISDTGISTSSFSVLSHLVKRVSMQDSSGEVLKSQSYLVLPIIINRLGDIKASARISAKKALEAYWFSAPKEVEDSIIDIAFSHKNSKVINESIIWLDHIITNVNPHFKINLFLPHIVKLLRLNSDSDEVLIENIKTLFKDYYSLKHNRLYKFDLSKEFDTQKIPSNVHESIISQIGTSSSILMKQATPDIGLDHNFISAGTTRVTVNSMGRDKGTISSNSSTPASLSSSTMSRPKSRTNFHNYTKSISPSQEDEQITKPSVHNSAFNKYNTNQMSAPAKPVAMVNENSNEINSEISPEIEKIIAKTFTYKIDSSILPLDVKDVDDLCGTINELLPIFEGKETEFNWGMREKNIIKLRSIIRGNSSRLFTNELTSYLKESSESICKAVTSLRTTLSSHGCHFLKECAIILKEHFDPLVDSYVPHLMKLCSATKHIASSNANMALCAIFINVPYNYRLLHKILVSANEKNVQPRSYSGIWLQVVLVRFHDTSSFSYRGSNSISGLDTSIKILTKLLADPNPNVRQVAKDTYWCFWDKFPSEAESLLTRLDTNVVKAIERSKPRTITSRNQPSTLSSLTARKARPSIKESIIARNKELRKQKDQTSISRPSSRINSTSSPCPPDNDYLQKHDKPQFSTLDSGKFSRLGVAKRTPSTSSLSRVESNQDAITRKVSDSVSSNAKKHNDSQGINADAQIQNIETMKSTYSVDDNSSNRTNMEQTNKFESFDKQSDPILKFLSSNQKEFITEGINLLKYAIMGEEDLSSEVNGLLKKISVRNQDLLKPLFLSTDNLFKKTYQFFSFEDFFRVCCILIHTIDTRLVDLIVSIAGVDDIYESAIKLISYTTNLGNIIDDSDLTMQIIRFKSIIVRSIIEFLNQGLDKIPISDSYFSKLVTNLFELVSLVKSTGLYKSFCELLIKLYSINPTLFTSELQMIATSTREEVEYVVGIDDVLDLNRGHAINFTTQYELTRVVPGNNLRKMSPLKAPSDLTMVVPVEKELFEDDNIDIDSKIQSESANDTGFRTPPKLAGNHTSPIHSERSTIIETDGNISDNVEEYVNDAMDVDQNPSEEIVNGLKNDIEMHNDDNKVKEKTSNDMSDSLPLIDESDNIFVEIDSDSASRKPDLFTKFAQHDNSSELVENFAQVKITELSKQRLRNNDPIKKFIDKVDPLNKISLKNKPISIYEDVNFKGSPQKVKDYSYTELNWFNFQLAKLAMDKEDNQEIDYCIEDFKSLCDNLSSKKIEGKEFVSVLNYLQNIQISNAEFSRYFQSSGHSLIENSLWNFFDNHINLPVSKKLSGLILLKQLLINRLRVSLDRLWNLLVGLSSESSSSVDELSLAISEAFDEMLAGLFSSEIIFARILTTLENAVLERESFSLPFILECLSKVLSTNAVSLLIDEKLIMRIDNVLSGFMNDEEVEIRRCVISSYGKLLKASRISSSIETNEDIRSEYSVMDDILKKLSIPQKKLIEYYSQS
- a CDS encoding DEHA2F25894p (similar to uniprot|P43079 Candida albicans CPH1 Transcription factor CPH1), coding for MTPKEKNTSVKIETNDSELEPNEDVKESLRLIEDLKFFLATAPANWQENQVIRRYYLNHDEGFVSCIFWNNLYFVTGTDIVRCIVYKFQHFGRKITDRKKFEEGIFSDLRNLKCGVDAVLESPKSEFLEFLYKNSCLRTQKKQKVFFWFNVPHDKLMADALERDIKKEKMGQNPTTEAHKEPALSFKYDEDKFLFTQLTEHIERQKSLNESAGDSTSTADDNSIEYSGTDVDKDDFGFLNQDTPAQYRAHSDYEDDFPLDYFHPNDDTYKDNNDYIKLDINPRSQFANTIEENHDGLFEPLPSSYIIPTPSANQLVHTDEYLIEQTQPLKTPIPPLSSTGYLPKSAKFQTTRVPSSNDEFFPQSYQLPSFSTKFQTPLPRPMPSSFYNEPIIIPQPQHSSGMYHPDYSYMHPEPEYWPNPIYEQVMPYHNQQPGYMFSNDEMAQINDPYQAMNPAMINNVPPNINSRSINPANFASASSRQLAISANMMKKKSQMYQQQQRDMSARLSNNPISKSSEKRKINTDSNLKNIMSSRSTRVVNFKKDVEDKGSDNENFIPTPESSITHSEQSQASQNANGN
- a CDS encoding DEHA2F25916p (some similarities with uniprot|P40209 Saccharomyces cerevisiae YMR136W GAT2 Protein containing GATA family zinc finger motifs); protein product: MSNTQNYLKKGILIDNSLPPFKELLRGIRNYSGSSQMQPSHYSYSPRPVESNKSRQSSYVSSVIGTDEGAMRSSRSLSVGSTSFMNKKRERLQFDTLAKVSGSQYYNSPDSVKKKEEDILSFLTWFLPGHATLADCLSEMNANLLRGKLKGSKNSSTEILFSQDLQRNEFAITRDEFKKWVIDIPDVLYNNISTSLEKFSSILHELKIMKYNYKLENEIEIRDHKEQEQWSYKKECDSPNHQHIGANSRCVNNNTGEGDYEDRELTESPPTKNKMHSPRGPNKQKIRKPRTKCHNIKKQKIKCNHCESTETPEWRRGPDGSRTLCNACGLFYSKLTKRYGTEDAVVIMKSRKTEGLISDRTIPSLDALKRMVGDT